CAATATTCTATTTAATTGTCGTAGATATCTTGAATTTTTCACTGTCTATACTCATCCATCTTTCTGCAATTTTTTGTGATTTTGGCCCTGCTGTCAACAGCACAAAGGAAAATTCACTGCGATAACGCTTTTTTAACCTCTCCCTCGTCCACTCTTCGATCGAAAAATCTTGATATAGAAGGGCTTCTGGCGGAACAATCAAGAGATTTGCATACTTTTCACAGCGTTCTTTTCTTGGCAATCGAATCATTCGATGCCGAATCTCTGGAATCAAAATATGCACCTTTTCTCCCAATACAGGATTAGCAATCTCCTCAAAAATGGTTGTCTCACAGCCACGCAAAATTTCAAAATGACGAAAAAATAAATCCTTATTGCCATTTCGCACTAGCTGTGCAGAGTAACTGGAATACTCTTTTGGACAAACAAAGCTCTCTTTATCTCCAAAAATAAAATTCCCCACATTCTTTTTAAAGTTATCCATAAATTCAAAACGCAAAATCACCCCATCCAGTGAGGCATTTTCTGGAATCCGAATGCTAT
This region of Lachnospiraceae bacterium oral taxon 096 genomic DNA includes:
- the asp3 gene encoding accessory Sec system protein Asp3; amino-acid sequence: MERVIYIVQWDHVNNQSLMYGSVVTQDIDRSIFYQNQMLAPGSIVHTWKDAYNYQAVRQERSLPLLSGGSRYSIRIPENASLDGVILRFEFMDNFKKNVGNFIFGDKESFVCPKEYSSYSAQLVRNGNKDLFFRHFEILRGCETTIFEEIANPVLGEKVHILIPEIRHRMIRLPRKERCEKYANLLIVPPEALLYQDFSIEEWTRERLKKRYRSEFSFVLLTAGPKSQKIAERWMSIDSEKFKISTTIK